A window of the Bos indicus x Bos taurus breed Angus x Brahman F1 hybrid chromosome X, Bos_hybrid_MaternalHap_v2.0, whole genome shotgun sequence genome harbors these coding sequences:
- the AMELX gene encoding amelogenin, X isoform has product MGTWILFACLLGAAFSMPLPPHPGHPGYINFSYEVLTPLKWYQSMIRHPYPSYGYEPMGGWLHHQIIPVVSQQTPQNHALQPHHHIPMVPAQQPVVPQQPMMPVPGQHSMTPTQHHQPNLPLPAQQPFQPQSIQPQPHQPLQPHQPLQPMQPMQPLQPLQPLQPQPPVHPIQPLPPQPPLPPIFPMQPLPPMLPDLPLEAWPATDKTKREEVD; this is encoded by the exons ATGGGGACCTGGATTTTGTTTGCCTGCCTCCTGGGAGCAGCcttctctatgcct CTACCACCTCATCCTGGGCACCCTGGTTATATCAACTTCAGCTATGAG gTGCTCACCCCTCTGAAGTGGTACCAGAGCATGATAAGACACCCG TACCCTTCCTATGGTTACGAACCCATGGGTGGATGGCTGCACCACCAAATCATTCCCGTGGTGTCCCAGCAGACTCCCCAGAATCACGCCCTGCAGCCTCATCACCACATCCCCATGGTGCCAGCTCAGCAGCCCGTGGTCCCCCAGCAACCAATGATGCCAGTTCCTGGCCAACACTCCATGACTCCAACCCAACACCACCAGCCAAACCTCCCTCTGCCCGCCCAGCAGCCCTTCCAGCCCCAGTCCATCCAGCCGCAGCCTCACCAGCCCCTGCAGCCTCACCAGCCCCTGCAGCCCATGCAGCCCATGCAGCCCTTGCAgcccctgcagcccctgcagcCCCAGCCACCTGTGCACCCCATCCAGCCCTTGCCGCCACAGCCACCTCTGCCTCCGATATTCCCCATGCAGCCTCTGCCCCccatgcttcctgacctgcctctggaagCTTGGCCAGCAACAGACAAGACCAAGCGGGAGGAAGTG GATTAA